A single genomic interval of Nostoc commune NIES-4072 harbors:
- the purF gene encoding amidophosphoribosyltransferase, whose protein sequence is MISIHSVTSDEYPDRTNNPINSHENQPDKPEEACGVFGIYAPGENVAKLTYFGLYALQHRGQESAGIATFEGTQVHLHKDMGLVSQVFNESILDHLPGSLAVGHTRYSTTGSSRKVNAQPAVLETRLGSIALAHNGNLVNTVQLRQELLEKKCNLVTTTDSEMIAFAIAEAINAGADWLEGSIQAFHRCQGAFSLVIGTPNGVMGVRDTNGIRPLVIGTLAGNPIRYVLASETCGLDIIGAEYLRDVEPGELVWITEEGLASYHWSQKPQRKLCIFEMIYFARPDSVMHNESLYSYRMRLGHQLAKESFVDADIVFGVPDSGIPAAIGFSQASGVAYAEGLIKNRYVGRTFIQPTQTMRESGIRMKLNPLKDVLVGKRVIIVDDSIVRGTTSRKLVKTLREAGAVEVHMRISSPPVTHPCFYGIDTDSQDQLIAATKSVAEIAKQLEVDSLAYLSWEGMLEATREDTNSFCSACFTGDYPVAIPEQVKRSKLSLEKVVV, encoded by the coding sequence ATGATTTCTATTCATTCTGTCACTTCGGATGAATACCCCGACCGGACCAACAACCCAATTAATAGTCATGAAAATCAGCCTGACAAGCCAGAAGAAGCTTGTGGTGTTTTTGGCATCTACGCACCAGGAGAAAACGTTGCGAAACTGACCTACTTTGGATTGTATGCCCTCCAGCATCGGGGTCAAGAATCAGCCGGTATTGCCACCTTTGAGGGGACACAAGTACATCTCCACAAAGATATGGGCTTGGTATCTCAAGTCTTTAATGAATCCATCTTGGATCATTTGCCTGGTAGCCTTGCTGTTGGTCATACTCGTTATTCAACCACAGGTTCTAGCCGCAAAGTTAATGCTCAACCCGCAGTACTAGAAACTCGCTTAGGTTCAATAGCATTAGCACACAATGGTAATTTAGTCAATACGGTGCAATTGCGTCAAGAGTTGCTTGAGAAAAAATGCAACTTAGTCACGACAACCGACTCAGAAATGATCGCTTTTGCGATCGCAGAAGCCATCAACGCTGGTGCAGATTGGCTAGAAGGTTCAATTCAGGCATTCCATCGTTGCCAAGGAGCCTTTAGTTTAGTTATTGGCACTCCTAACGGCGTTATGGGTGTTCGAGACACCAATGGCATTCGCCCCCTAGTAATTGGAACTTTGGCTGGTAATCCAATCCGTTACGTTTTGGCTTCCGAGACTTGTGGTTTAGACATTATTGGAGCGGAATACCTGCGAGACGTAGAACCAGGTGAATTAGTTTGGATTACTGAAGAAGGTTTGGCTTCCTATCATTGGAGCCAAAAGCCCCAGAGGAAACTGTGTATCTTTGAAATGATTTACTTTGCTCGCCCTGATAGCGTCATGCACAACGAGAGTTTGTACAGCTATCGGATGCGCTTAGGGCATCAACTAGCTAAAGAATCCTTTGTAGATGCCGATATTGTCTTTGGTGTTCCTGATTCAGGTATCCCTGCGGCGATCGGATTTTCCCAAGCTTCTGGTGTAGCTTATGCCGAAGGACTGATTAAAAATCGCTATGTTGGACGAACCTTTATTCAGCCAACCCAAACCATGCGCGAGTCAGGTATTCGGATGAAACTCAACCCCCTTAAAGATGTGCTGGTGGGTAAACGAGTAATTATTGTTGATGACTCGATTGTGCGGGGTACTACCAGCCGTAAATTGGTTAAGACTTTGCGTGAAGCGGGTGCAGTGGAAGTACACATGCGAATTTCTTCTCCACCAGTAACTCATCCCTGCTTCTATGGCATCGATACTGATTCTCAAGATCAGCTAATTGCTGCTACCAAGTCAGTAGCGGAAATTGCCAAGCAACTGGAAGTAGACAGCCTCGCCTATCTCAGTTGGGAAGGAATGCTAGAAGCGACACGAGAAGACACTAATAGTTTTTGTTCTGCCTGCTTTACTGGAGATTATCCTGTAGCGATTCCTGAGCAAGTGAAGCGTTCTAAATTGAGTTTAGAAAAGGTAGTGGTGTAG